CGCCAGGGAGATCATGCTGGCCCGCAGCAACCGGCTGCCGAGCGTGGGACCGATCGTTTCCACCGACAGCCCGGCAGGATCGGTGGGCCCGAGCACCGGTGCGAGGCCCGTCACCACGGCCTGGCCCTGCTCCGCCGTGAGGCTGGGCAGCCGCAGCACCACCTGCTGACCGCCATCCAACAGCTGCACCGCGGCACCGCTGAGGCTCGGGGGAGCGGCCGCGCCGGCCTCGGCCGGCAGGCGAATCGTCGCCAGCTGGCCTTCCACCGCCGCTGGGGTGAGAGCGGAACAGGTGGCTCCGCAGCTTCGCGCCAGCTGGATCTGGGTTCCGCCCGTGAAGTCGAGCCCGGGTCGCAGCGGCGCCCGGATCGAGGGCGCCATCCAGCTGATCCCGATCCCCAGCAGGCTGAGCAGCAGGGCGACGGCCGAGGCGGCCCAGAGGGTGCGGCGGCGGCGGTTGACCTGCACACCCGGCAGACGACTCAGGATGGACATCAGGGCGGGATCGGTTCAGGTGGATGCCGCCGGGAGCTGAACCCGGGGCAGGAAATAGGTGGGCTGGCGCAGGGCCGGGTAACTCATCAGCAGGCGCAGGAGCGTGCGGGTGCAGGTGAGGGCACTGAACAGGCTGAGCAGCACGCCGATGCCGAGGGTCACGGCAAAGCCCTTCACGAAGCCGGTGCCCAGGGCGAAGAGGGCCACACAGCTGATCAGGGTGGTGAGCTGGCCATCGAGAATGGAGGAGAAGGCCAGGCTGAATCCGGTGTCGATCGAGCGGATCAACGTGTTGCCAGCGCGCAGTTCATCCTTGATTCGCTCGAAGATCAGCACATTGGCATCCACCGCCATGCCCAGCGAGAGGATGAAGCCCGCGATGCCCGGCAGGGTCAGTGTCACCGGGATGAGGGCATAGAGGGCCAGGTTGAAGAGCGCGTAGAGGCTGAGCGCCAGCACCGCCACCACACCGGCCAGGCGGTACACCAGCACCATGAACACCGCCACCAGCACCAGGCCGGAGAGGGCCGCCACCAGGCTGGTGCGGATGTTGTCGGCGCCGAGGGAGGGACCCACGGTTCGCACCTCCACCACCCGCACCGGCAAGGGCAGGGATCCACCCCGCAGCTGCACCTCGAGGTCGCGCGCCTCTTCGGCGCTGAAGTTGCCGGTGATGCTGGCGGAGCCCCCGGTGATTCCAGCGGCCTTGAACTCGGGCCCGACGCTGGCCTCGCTGATGGAGCGGCCATCGAGCACGATGCCGAGCAGACGGCCGCTGCCGGCGATGTCCTTCGTGAGGCGGGCGAACTGCTCACCGCCGGCCTGGGTGAAGCTCAGGGTCACCTCCCATCCGCTGCCGGACTGCTGCTGCTGGCGTCCTGCCGTGACGAGCTCCTTGCCGGTGAGGGCCGCCGGCGCGTAGAGCTCCACAATCTTGGTGTTGACGGCATCCAGCAGCAGGGAGAGCTGGTCCGCCTCACTGGCGCTCTCCGGCACGGTCACGCCCAGTTGTCTCAGGGCTGCGGCGAGCTGCTGGGTGGGGAAGGCGTCTGCAGAGCCCTCGGGAGGGACGTCCCCATTGCCGAGGGCGGCCTGGCGGGCCCGGGCGTTGCCCAGCACGGCCTCGGCCTGGCGCTTGAGCTGGAGCAGTCCCTGCATCTCCTGCTCGGTGCCGGCACGCTGGGCCCGGAATTCCAGCAGGGCGGTGGAGCCCAGCACCCTGGCGGCACGGCTGGGGTCCTGCTCACCGGGCAGCTGCAGCACCAGCTGGTCGTTCCCCACGGTCTGCAGGGTGGATTCGGCCACCCCGAGGCCGTTGATGCGGCGCTCCAGCACCTCCTTCACAGCTTCGAGCTGCTCCTGATCCACGCTCTTGATGCTGCCGGCGGGCATCACCTGGAGGGTGAGCTGGCTGCCGCCGCGCAGATCGAGCCCGAGCTGCAGGGGAAAGCTGATCAGCAGGGCCCCGGCAGCGATGGCGAGGGCAAGGATGAGGGCGAACCAGCCCTGTTGACGGGCCATTTCAGAGTGACCCGGCCTTGAGTTGCCGCGCCGCCTCGACGATCTGATGGGGCTGGATGATCGTGAGGTTCTCCAGGACGCCGTTGTAGGGGGTGGGGATGTCCTGGGAGGACAGACGCACGGGCCTGGCATCGAGATCATCGAAGCAGTGCTCGGTGATCAGGGCCAGGAGCTCGGCGCCGATCCCACCGGTCTTCATGCACTCCTCCACCACGATCACCTTGTGGGTCTTGCGGATCGAGGCGGCGATGGTGGCCATGTCGAACGGCTTGAGGCTGATCAGATCGATCAGTTCCACATCCACGCCTTCGGCCTCCAGCTGCTGCACTGCCTTGAGGCAGTGGTGGCGCATGCGGGAATAGGTGAGAATGGTGACATCCTGGCCTTCGCGCACCACTTCAGCCTGATCGAGGGCACAGATGTAGTCGCCCTCGGGGATGTCCTCGCTGAGGTTGTAGAGCAGCACATGCTCGAAGAAGAGCACGGGGTTGTTGTCGCGAATCGCAGCCTTCATCAGCCCCTTGGCATTCGTGGGGGTGCTCACGGCCACGATCTTGATGCCCGGCACCGCATGGAAATAGGCCTCAAGACGCTGGCTGTGCTCCGCGCCTAGCTGGCGCCCCACACCCCCGGGCCCTCTCACCACGGCTGGGATGGTGAAGTTGCCGCCGCTGGTGTACCGGAGCATCCCCATGTTGTTGGAGATCTGGTTGAAGGCCAGCAGCAGAAAGCCCATGTTCATGCCCTCCACGATCGGCCGCAGGCCAGTCATGGCGGCGCCGACGGCCATGCCGGTGAAGCTGTTCTCGGCGATCGGAGTGTCCAGGACCCGCAGCTCGCCGTACTTCTCGTAGAGGTCCTTGGTCACCTTGTAGGAGCCGCCGTACTGGCCCACGTCCTCCCCCATC
This portion of the Cyanobium sp. NIES-981 genome encodes:
- the secF gene encoding protein translocase subunit SecF, whose translation is MSILSRLPGVQVNRRRRTLWAASAVALLLSLLGIGISWMAPSIRAPLRPGLDFTGGTQIQLARSCGATCSALTPAAVEGQLATIRLPAEAGAAAPPSLSGAAVQLLDGGQQVVLRLPSLTAEQGQAVVTGLAPVLGPTDPAGLSVETIGPTLGSRLLRASMISLAVSFVGISAYITIRYDRLFALLALLCLAHDVLITCGVFAWLGLLAGVEVNSLFAVALLTIAGYSVNDTVVIFDRIREKRNQLQDLSLAEQADAAVAATLTRSIYTSFTTLLPLLALILFGGSTLFWFAVALSVGVVVGAWSSVAIAPTLLPVLARS
- the secD gene encoding protein translocase subunit SecD, encoding MARQQGWFALILALAIAAGALLISFPLQLGLDLRGGSQLTLQVMPAGSIKSVDQEQLEAVKEVLERRINGLGVAESTLQTVGNDQLVLQLPGEQDPSRAARVLGSTALLEFRAQRAGTEQEMQGLLQLKRQAEAVLGNARARQAALGNGDVPPEGSADAFPTQQLAAALRQLGVTVPESASEADQLSLLLDAVNTKIVELYAPAALTGKELVTAGRQQQQSGSGWEVTLSFTQAGGEQFARLTKDIAGSGRLLGIVLDGRSISEASVGPEFKAAGITGGSASITGNFSAEEARDLEVQLRGGSLPLPVRVVEVRTVGPSLGADNIRTSLVAALSGLVLVAVFMVLVYRLAGVVAVLALSLYALFNLALYALIPVTLTLPGIAGFILSLGMAVDANVLIFERIKDELRAGNTLIRSIDTGFSLAFSSILDGQLTTLISCVALFALGTGFVKGFAVTLGIGVLLSLFSALTCTRTLLRLLMSYPALRQPTYFLPRVQLPAAST
- a CDS encoding pyruvate dehydrogenase complex E1 component subunit beta; translated protein: MAETLLFNALREAIDEEMARDPHVCVMGEDVGQYGGSYKVTKDLYEKYGELRVLDTPIAENSFTGMAVGAAMTGLRPIVEGMNMGFLLLAFNQISNNMGMLRYTSGGNFTIPAVVRGPGGVGRQLGAEHSQRLEAYFHAVPGIKIVAVSTPTNAKGLMKAAIRDNNPVLFFEHVLLYNLSEDIPEGDYICALDQAEVVREGQDVTILTYSRMRHHCLKAVQQLEAEGVDVELIDLISLKPFDMATIAASIRKTHKVIVVEECMKTGGIGAELLALITEHCFDDLDARPVRLSSQDIPTPYNGVLENLTIIQPHQIVEAARQLKAGSL